A genomic region of Sideroxydans sp. CL21 contains the following coding sequences:
- a CDS encoding DUF4390 domain-containing protein: protein MCTSLAVAEGISISKAEARLTDEGYRLSVDFDIQLSPMIEMALKHGVTLYFVSELTINRSRWYWLDTDVARDEQVAKLSFNALTQQYRITHGSLFQSFNDLKDALQVLGHQTSPPVPIEFLDKKGGGYFSRLLKKGSECCSAIVQMKLDVTQLPKPLQVNALTNEDWKLESEPYRWQIKPVETEVEP from the coding sequence TTGTGCACCTCTTTAGCGGTCGCGGAAGGCATCAGCATCAGCAAGGCAGAGGCGCGGCTAACAGACGAAGGCTACCGGCTATCTGTTGATTTCGACATACAACTGTCCCCAATGATTGAAATGGCACTGAAGCACGGTGTGACGCTGTATTTTGTCAGCGAACTGACCATCAATCGATCACGCTGGTATTGGCTGGATACCGATGTTGCAAGAGACGAGCAGGTTGCCAAACTCTCATTCAACGCACTTACGCAGCAATACCGGATCACGCACGGTTCCTTGTTTCAGAGCTTCAATGACTTGAAAGATGCTCTGCAGGTTCTTGGCCATCAAACTTCACCTCCTGTTCCAATTGAGTTCCTGGACAAGAAAGGCGGGGGATATTTTTCAAGGCTGCTGAAAAAGGGGAGCGAATGCTGTTCTGCCATCGTGCAGATGAAATTGGATGTGACGCAATTACCCAAGCCTCTACAGGTGAATGCGCTGACCAACGAAGACTGGAAGCTGGAGTCGGAGCCTTACCGTTGGCAAATCAAGCCGGTTGAAACCGAGGTTGAACCATGA
- the rsmB gene encoding 16S rRNA (cytosine(967)-C(5))-methyltransferase RsmB, whose protein sequence is MQLIQLEAGKIVSKVVHGGRNLTQVLTETLRKQFDTTQERGALQDLCYGTLRYYSRLDFMLDSLLERPIPDTALRNLLLVAIYQLQYTKAGAHVIVDQAVKAAKSSNPAASGLVNAVLRNFLRRQSALLEAADLKEESRYAYQEWWVDVVKAQYGTRADEILEEGNRHPPMTLRVNARQASLTEYQTMLAAQDIVATVVQPGALKLERPVPVERLPKFNEGWISVQDAGAQYAAKLLDVKDGMHVLDACSAPGGKTTHLLELAKIDLLAVDKEEPRLQRVRENLQRLHMEARIACGDAARPKDWWDGRLFQRILADVPCSASGVVRRHPDIKWLRRADDIESFAVQQKQILDSLWPLLERDGKLLYATCTIFARENQRVVAAFLSQHNDAVRLELSVPGMSDGQLLPNEDHDGFFYALLHKQA, encoded by the coding sequence ATGCAGCTTATCCAACTGGAAGCAGGAAAAATAGTGAGCAAAGTCGTGCATGGCGGGCGCAATCTCACCCAGGTCTTGACCGAAACGCTGCGCAAACAATTCGATACCACACAGGAAAGAGGTGCGCTGCAAGACCTGTGCTATGGCACTCTGCGTTATTACTCTCGCCTGGATTTCATGCTGGACAGTCTGCTGGAACGACCCATCCCCGATACGGCGTTACGCAATCTGCTGCTCGTGGCAATCTATCAGTTGCAATACACCAAGGCAGGCGCGCATGTGATCGTCGATCAGGCAGTAAAAGCAGCAAAGAGCAGCAATCCTGCAGCCAGCGGTTTGGTCAATGCAGTACTGCGCAACTTTTTGCGCAGGCAGTCGGCGCTGCTGGAAGCTGCCGATCTGAAAGAAGAAAGCCGCTACGCTTACCAGGAATGGTGGGTCGATGTTGTCAAAGCGCAGTACGGAACAAGAGCTGACGAAATTCTGGAAGAGGGAAACCGGCATCCGCCGATGACTCTGCGAGTAAATGCACGACAAGCAAGCTTGACTGAATACCAGACAATGTTGGCGGCGCAAGACATCGTAGCGACGGTTGTCCAACCCGGCGCGCTGAAACTGGAACGACCGGTGCCGGTAGAGCGCCTGCCAAAATTCAACGAGGGCTGGATATCGGTGCAAGATGCCGGTGCGCAATATGCGGCAAAATTGCTGGATGTAAAAGATGGCATGCACGTACTCGATGCCTGTTCAGCGCCGGGTGGCAAGACTACGCACTTGCTGGAGTTGGCAAAAATTGATCTGTTGGCAGTAGACAAAGAAGAGCCGCGTTTGCAGCGAGTACGAGAAAATCTTCAACGGTTGCACATGGAAGCGCGAATAGCCTGCGGCGATGCGGCCAGGCCCAAAGATTGGTGGGATGGCAGGTTATTCCAGCGTATTCTGGCAGACGTGCCCTGCTCCGCGTCAGGAGTAGTGCGTCGCCACCCGGACATCAAGTGGTTGCGTAGAGCGGATGACATTGAAAGCTTTGCGGTACAGCAGAAACAGATACTGGATTCATTGTGGCCGCTGCTGGAAAGAGATGGTAAATTGCTGTATGCGACCTGCACGATTTTTGCGCGCGAAAACCAGCGGGTAGTTGCAGCATTTTTATCCCAGCACAACGATGCGGTACGATTAGAACTGTCTGTACCGGGTATGTCTGACGGCCAGTTGCTTCCAAACGAAGACCACGACGGGTTCTTTTATGCGCTGCTGCACAAACAAGCTTAA
- the fmt gene encoding methionyl-tRNA formyltransferase: protein MNIIFAGTPQFAASALAALVKQHNIVAVLTQPDRPSGRGMHLNASPVKQLALQHGLQVLQPATLKNEEIQQTIARFDADVMVVAAYGLILPKAVLQLPRHGCLNIHASLLPRWRGAAPIQRAILAGDTETGITIMQMDEGLDTGDMLVKKVCTIEAIDTAQSLHDKLAELGAQAIIEALQDLELGNLHPEQQNSQQATYAAKLTKTEGQLDWTKEAKQLELAVRGYFPFPTAYAQFGETTIKILKATLGSGSGAAAGNVIAVDKERIYVACGKGVLALEILQKPGGKALPVAQFVQSFPVRVGDRFSTTN from the coding sequence GTGAACATCATATTCGCCGGAACACCGCAGTTTGCGGCCAGCGCATTGGCTGCTCTGGTCAAACAACATAACATCGTAGCTGTGCTTACCCAGCCTGATCGGCCATCGGGCCGCGGTATGCACCTGAATGCCAGTCCGGTAAAGCAACTCGCGCTGCAGCATGGACTGCAGGTCCTGCAACCCGCCACTCTGAAAAATGAGGAAATCCAACAGACCATCGCCCGATTCGATGCTGATGTAATGGTAGTTGCGGCATATGGTCTGATATTGCCAAAAGCGGTATTGCAGTTGCCACGACACGGTTGCCTGAACATTCATGCCTCACTGTTGCCGCGATGGCGCGGTGCGGCGCCGATACAACGGGCTATCCTCGCGGGGGACACCGAAACCGGCATCACCATCATGCAGATGGATGAAGGCCTGGATACGGGCGATATGCTGGTAAAGAAGGTTTGTACGATCGAGGCAATTGATACAGCGCAAAGCTTGCACGACAAACTCGCCGAACTGGGAGCACAGGCCATTATCGAAGCCCTGCAAGATCTGGAACTAGGCAACCTGCATCCGGAACAGCAAAACTCGCAACAGGCAACCTATGCGGCCAAACTGACCAAAACAGAAGGGCAACTGGACTGGACGAAGGAAGCGAAGCAGCTGGAACTAGCCGTACGTGGATATTTTCCGTTTCCGACCGCTTATGCACAATTTGGAGAGACAACGATCAAGATATTGAAAGCGACTTTGGGTTCAGGCAGTGGAGCTGCGGCTGGAAATGTCATTGCTGTGGATAAAGAGCGTATCTATGTCGCATGCGGCAAAGGTGTGCTCGCGCTGGAGATATTGCAAAAACCCGGAGGAAAAGCTTTGCCTGTCGCACAATTCGTTCAAAGCTTTCCCGTGAGAGTCGGAGATCGTTTTAGTACGACCAACTGA
- the def gene encoding peptide deformylase yields the protein MAILPILQYPDERLHKVAKKVDQINETIRKLVRDMAETMYSAPGIGLAATQVDQHIQLIVIDVSEMHDDLKVFINPVLVHSQGEKENEEGCLSVPGIYENVTRAERITVRALDEHGEPFTLEAEGLLAVCIQHEMDHLQGRVFVEHLSHLKQTRIRAKLKKQRRETF from the coding sequence ATGGCAATTCTCCCTATCCTGCAGTACCCCGATGAGCGGCTGCACAAAGTCGCAAAGAAGGTGGATCAGATCAACGAAACCATCCGCAAACTGGTGCGGGATATGGCTGAGACCATGTATTCCGCCCCGGGAATCGGACTGGCTGCAACGCAAGTGGACCAACATATACAATTGATCGTGATCGACGTGTCAGAGATGCATGACGACCTGAAAGTGTTCATCAACCCGGTATTGGTGCATAGTCAGGGTGAGAAAGAGAACGAAGAAGGTTGCTTATCCGTTCCCGGAATCTATGAAAACGTCACCAGGGCCGAGCGCATAACCGTCCGTGCCCTTGACGAGCATGGCGAGCCATTCACACTGGAAGCGGAAGGACTACTTGCAGTGTGCATCCAGCACGAGATGGATCATCTTCAGGGCCGAGTCTTTGTCGAACATCTTTCGCATCTTAAACAAACACGTATTCGCGCCAAGTTGAAAAAACAACGGCGCGAGACGTTCTAA
- a CDS encoding LysM peptidoglycan-binding domain-containing protein: MRKIISLICLLLPITLYADELKLQENAPDRYVVVKGDTLWDISAKFFKDPWKWPQIWGYNKDTIKDPHWIYPGNVVYLDPGTQTLKVGESVQGTASESEIPSVTENGQSSSDTVKLYPRARQITGKGEAIPIISLKDIGPFLSRPLVVDENELDTSPVLIGTYEHRKLIATGDIAYAKDMPNNKGERWQIYRPGQTFKDPDTGEILGHEVVYLGDSVVEKFDAISTLKITRSILEIAPGDRFAQATTGFASNYQPRAPEKQINAQVISIYGGLQQAGQNSVVTLNKGRRDGLDNGHVLALFQKGDVVPSDSSFSADTTLPDMRYGLLFVFRVFDKVSYALVMQTKLPVQLFDRASTPD, translated from the coding sequence ATGCGCAAGATTATATCGCTGATTTGTCTCCTGTTGCCCATCACCCTTTATGCTGATGAGCTTAAATTGCAGGAAAATGCGCCAGACCGCTATGTCGTAGTGAAGGGCGACACACTATGGGATATCTCCGCAAAATTCTTCAAGGATCCCTGGAAATGGCCGCAGATATGGGGTTACAACAAAGATACCATCAAAGATCCGCACTGGATCTATCCCGGAAATGTAGTCTATCTTGATCCCGGTACGCAAACTCTAAAAGTCGGGGAGTCGGTTCAAGGTACTGCATCAGAATCTGAAATTCCCTCCGTAACTGAGAACGGGCAATCCTCATCCGACACTGTGAAGCTCTATCCCCGCGCCCGCCAAATCACCGGCAAAGGCGAAGCAATCCCTATTATTTCACTGAAAGACATTGGCCCTTTCCTTAGTCGCCCATTGGTAGTCGATGAGAATGAACTCGATACCTCTCCCGTACTGATAGGTACTTATGAACATCGAAAGCTGATTGCTACAGGCGACATCGCTTACGCAAAGGACATGCCCAACAATAAGGGAGAGCGCTGGCAGATCTACCGTCCGGGTCAGACCTTCAAAGATCCAGATACTGGTGAGATATTAGGTCATGAAGTCGTGTATTTGGGCGACTCGGTCGTTGAAAAATTCGACGCTATATCTACTTTGAAGATTACCAGATCCATTCTTGAAATTGCACCCGGTGATCGCTTCGCGCAAGCCACGACAGGATTTGCCAGCAACTATCAACCGCGCGCCCCCGAGAAACAAATCAATGCGCAAGTCATTTCCATTTACGGAGGCCTGCAACAAGCCGGACAGAATTCTGTCGTCACTTTAAATAAAGGTCGTCGCGACGGTTTGGACAATGGGCATGTGCTGGCGTTGTTTCAGAAAGGTGACGTAGTGCCAAGCGATAGTAGCTTTTCTGCTGACACTACATTGCCGGATATGCGTTACGGATTGCTATTCGTCTTCCGCGTGTTTGACAAGGTTTCCTATGCGCTTGTAATGCAAACCAAGCTCCCCGTCCAACTGTTTGACCGTGCAAGCACTCCTGATTGA
- the dprA gene encoding DNA-processing protein DprA produces MAIDASLASWIILSQIPGLGNEGLRRLLQAFGSADAVLNASVSSLSQHVKPVVAQAISQGVDESALDAVSTWLGDPLNSVLTVADTDYPQTLLNISDPPLLLYVKGRLDLLNMSSLAIVGSRNASAQGLRNAEAFSKSISDAGLCIISGMAHGIDAAAHLGGLQGVGSSIAVVGTGLDKVYPAANRELAHRLAQHGAIVSEFPLGTPPLPANFPRRNRIISGLSLGCLVVEASVQSGSLITARMALEQGREVFAIPGSIHSPQSKGCHALIKQGAKLVESAQDILEEIGCRAPAATQTTATEHPLFAHMGFDPLDAESLANRSGLTIGELSAILLQLELDGHIASLPGGLYQRIT; encoded by the coding sequence ATGGCAATCGACGCCTCACTCGCGTCATGGATTATCCTGAGTCAAATACCCGGCTTGGGTAACGAGGGCTTGCGTCGTTTGCTGCAGGCCTTCGGTTCCGCCGACGCTGTTCTTAATGCCTCCGTTTCTTCTTTATCCCAACATGTCAAACCTGTTGTAGCCCAAGCAATTTCGCAAGGGGTTGATGAATCTGCGCTTGACGCCGTTTCAACATGGCTAGGCGATCCGCTCAATTCTGTCCTTACAGTTGCCGATACTGATTATCCCCAAACCCTGCTCAATATTTCAGATCCGCCTTTGCTGTTGTACGTAAAGGGAAGACTCGACTTATTGAACATGAGTTCTCTTGCTATAGTCGGCAGCCGCAACGCTTCTGCGCAGGGTTTACGTAATGCCGAGGCCTTCTCCAAATCAATTTCTGATGCAGGCTTGTGTATCATCAGCGGCATGGCGCACGGCATTGATGCTGCTGCACACCTTGGAGGACTGCAGGGCGTCGGTTCCAGTATTGCCGTTGTTGGGACAGGTTTGGACAAAGTTTATCCCGCGGCCAACCGCGAACTTGCGCATCGCCTGGCGCAGCATGGAGCCATCGTTTCTGAATTCCCGCTTGGAACGCCGCCCCTGCCGGCAAACTTCCCGCGCCGGAACCGCATCATCAGCGGATTGAGTCTTGGCTGTCTGGTGGTTGAAGCATCGGTTCAAAGCGGCTCACTTATCACGGCGCGTATGGCCCTGGAGCAGGGGCGGGAGGTCTTTGCGATCCCCGGTTCCATTCATTCACCGCAATCCAAGGGTTGCCATGCACTTATCAAGCAAGGTGCGAAATTGGTTGAAAGCGCACAGGATATTTTGGAAGAGATCGGTTGCCGCGCTCCTGCCGCCACTCAGACTACTGCTACGGAACACCCACTTTTCGCACATATGGGCTTCGACCCGCTCGATGCAGAGAGCCTTGCAAATCGCAGCGGCTTGACGATAGGCGAGCTATCCGCCATCCTGTTGCAACTGGAACTCGACGGGCACATCGCATCTTTGCCCGGCGGTTTATATCAACGAATCACATAA
- a CDS encoding DUF494 domain-containing protein — MFDILLFLFESYFDIGSYPDHDKLSVKLTAAGFEEDDISQALTWLSGLKQLTGAAYPESINHSGIRIYTDFEEERISPEGLRFLSFWEHNKVITPIEREMIIDRVLALGRKNLSLDKIKLIVLMVLWSQHEDLDPMIIEDLLTPVDAAQAH, encoded by the coding sequence ATGTTCGATATTTTGCTTTTTTTGTTTGAAAGTTACTTCGATATCGGTAGCTATCCCGACCACGACAAACTCTCTGTAAAGCTTACTGCTGCCGGGTTTGAAGAAGACGACATCAGCCAGGCATTAACCTGGCTGTCCGGTTTGAAGCAACTTACCGGGGCTGCATATCCCGAAAGCATCAACCACAGCGGTATCCGCATTTATACTGATTTCGAAGAGGAACGCATCAGCCCTGAAGGCTTGCGCTTTCTTTCGTTCTGGGAACATAACAAGGTCATCACACCGATCGAACGTGAGATGATCATCGACCGCGTACTCGCTTTGGGTCGTAAGAACTTGTCCTTGGACAAGATCAAACTCATCGTACTGATGGTGTTGTGGAGCCAACATGAGGATCTCGACCCGATGATTATCGAAGATCTGCTCACCCCCGTTGACGCAGCACAGGCTCACTGA